A window of Brettanomyces nanus chromosome 2, complete sequence contains these coding sequences:
- a CDS encoding uncharacterized protein (EggNog:ENOG41): MALLSPPSSRYAFEPSLTTSAIPPISVNSSAASAASATGSASVSATSTVNGGPYDMPPFEPKTQALLQNFTVDLRTFTNWISNLKLEQQKTVMDVFLDSLPDAVVKYVYEKAANAAGSADLNSANVAAAGAAGTAGTIKFSPPMSSAPIQPRTRPVSPLLMLNGDSFGGPGSAEAANSPLFSSILRSPRLTAIGSPAGISSPSGIASPMRIGSPVMASLMEFASPIARPQSAGLTHTSNTANAAGAPGAANPAIGAGSFYNNRANAAANSFYGGAISPLPTTPSAQPLFRVFSSDLDPTGFQRRTRDFFEDGSNADVGAQQFGLTSTTDFAGQNAFKLNHSLKTITRKQPLQSQAPQAPQPPQGPLQSQLVQRTVPQSPTGISDGGGGGGGDGGREADPLDSNDRGRAGLAGRSTTGIQTAHSALARAGQSLSVPPISRLKRVEHSSIESSGVGVGAGRAATSEEAPGGASGGISISPPSVVKSAAPQDIASRRLLENIPLWLKTLRLHKYTENLKKLQWKQMIELSDSQLEQLGVSTVGARNKLLKSFAYVKENLHE, translated from the coding sequence ATGGCTCTTCTATCGCCGCCTTCTTCGCGGTACGCGTTTGAGCCGTCACTCACCACCTCCGCTATACCGCCAATTTCAGTGAACTCGAGCGCCGCCAGTGCCGCCAGTGCCACCGGCAGCGCAAGTGTAAGCGCAACGAGCACCGTCAACGGCGGACCTTATGATATGCCTCCATTCGAGCCGAAAACTCAGGCGCTTTTGCAGAACTTCACCGTTGACCTTCGCACTTTCACTAACTGGATCTCCAACCTGAAACTCGAACAACAGAAGACCGTCATGGACGTTTTCCTCGACAGCCTTCCCGACGCGGTGGTAAAGTACGTCTATGAGAAGGCCGCCAATGCCGCCGGCTCCGCGGATCTGAACTCTGCAAACGTCGCTGCCGCAGGTGCCGCAGGTACCGCGGGCACCATCAAGTTTTCACCACCAATGAGCTCGGCACCGATCCAGCCGCGCACCAGACCCGTATCGCCGCTTCTCATGCTTAATGGAGACAGCTTCGGAGGTCCAGGTTCGGCGGAGGCTGCCAATTCTCCGCTCTTTTCGTCGATCCTGCGCAGCCCGCGATTGACCGCTATTGGAAGCCCCGCGGGAATTTCAAGTCCTTCAGGAATCGCGTCGCCGATGCGCATTGGTTCTCCCGTCATGGCCTCTCTTATGGAGTTTGCATCTCCTATAGCCAGGCCGCAGTCCGCCGGGCTCACACACACCTCCAACACCGCCAATGCTGCTGGCGCCCCCGGTGCCGCGAATCCTGCCATCGGAGCGGGGAGCTTCTACAACAACCGCGCCAATGCGGCGGCCAACTCTTTCTACGGCGGGGCAATTTCGCCGCTACCAACTACGCCGTCTGCGCAGCCTCTGTTCCGCGTGTTCTCTTCGGATTTGGACCCGACAGGCTTCCAGAGACGAACGCGGGACTTCTTTGAGGACGGCTCCAATGCGGACGTCGGTGCACAGCAGTTCGGCTTGACTTCTACGACAGATTTTGCGGGACAAAATGCGTTCAAGTTGAATCACTCTTTGAAAACGATCACCAGGAAGCAGCCACTGCAGTCGCAAGCACCGCAGGCACCACAGCCACCACAGGGACCGCTGCAGTCACAGCTTGTCCAACGCACCGTTCCACAATCACCTACAGGAATTAGTGACGGCGGTGGCGGTGGCGGTGGTGACGGCGGTCGCGAAGCGGATCCTCTGGACTCTAACGATCGCGGTCGGGCCGGCCTGGCGGGCCGCAGTACGACGGGGATCCAGACTGCTCACTCCGCTCTCGCGCGGGCGGGACAATCATTGTCGGTTCCGCCTATCAGTCGGCTAAAGAGAGTCGAGCACAGCTCTATCGAGAGTAGCGGTGTCGGCGTTGGCGCCGGCCGTGCCGCAACTTCTGAAGAGGCACCTGGCGGAGCATCTGGCGGCATCTCAATCTCGCCGCCTTCCGTCGTGAAATCCGCGGCTCCCCAAGATATAGCGTCGCGTCGACTCCTCGAAAACATCCCTCTATGGCTAAAGACCCTTCGGTTGCATAAATATAcagagaacttgaagaagctgcAATGGAAACAGATGATTGAACTTAGTGACAGCCAATTGGAACAACTGGGTGTCAGCACCGTTGGAGCCAGAAACAAGTTGCTGAAGTCGTTTGCCTATGTAAAGGAGAATTTGCATGAATAG
- a CDS encoding uncharacterized protein (BUSCO:EOG093440XY) gives MISLTRTSCQLLKRSAIAMARRPMVLRLPSSARFVSTSANKLNPKSIVSTYSDGPVSLKFTPEHEWVSIHPDGTTFVGITTYAADALGDATYIEVPSDLLNEQVTKGDTIGSVESVKSASDIYSPVDGEITDVNDALEDKPAMINEDPMGDGWIAKIKAQDGFKGDELLSEEEYVKLLEDAEDEQ, from the coding sequence ATGATTTCCCTCACCAGAACGTCCTGTCAGCTACTTAAACGGTCTGCCATAGCCATGGCCAGAAGGCCAATGGTACTAAGACTACCATCTAGCGCCAGATTCGTCTCTACCTCGGCCAACAAGCTCAACCCTAAGTCGATCGTCTCCACCTATTCGGACGGTCCAGTTAGCTTGAAGTTCACCCCCGAACACGAATGGGTTTCCATTCATCCGGACGGTACCACTTTTGTGGGAATTACTACCTATGCTGCAGATGCTCTAGGTGATGCCACATATATCGAGGTTCCTTCTGATTTGTTAAACGAGCAGGTCACCAAAGGCGATACTATTGGATCTGTGGAGAGTGTTAAGTCTGCCAGTGATATCTATTCGCCAGTCGATGGAGAAATCACTGACGTTAATGATGCTCTTGAGGATAAACCAGCGATGATCAACGAGGATCCTATGGGAGATGGATGGATTGCCAAGATTAAGGCCCAGGATGGATTCAAAGGCGATGAGTTGTTGTCTGAGGAAGAGTACGTCAAGTTATTGGAAGATGCTGAGGATGAACAGTAG
- a CDS encoding uncharacterized protein (BUSCO:EOG09344HKP) — protein sequence MAFSSSKRVHSELPEAPGCGHHESSEVKEKVEDRREVGPIEKSIVDKIQEEFHPSHFEIRNDSWMHQHHRAMQGAKNMKESHFSMVIVSDKFRELKSLPSRHRYVYKVLEEEMVNRGVHAIQMKTKTVEEFTD from the coding sequence ATGGCATTTTCCAGTTCGAAGAGAGTGCATTCTGAGCTTCCTGAGGCACCAGGATGTGGTCACCATGAAAGCAGTGAGGTGAAGGAAAAAGTGGAGGATCGAAGAGAGGTGGGACCAATTGAGAAGAGCATAGTTGACAAGATACAAGAAGAGTTTCATCCCAGCCATTTCGAAATCCGGAATGATTCATGGATGCACCAGCATCATCGGGCAATGCAAGGAGCCAAAAATATGAAGGAGTCGCACTTTAGTATGGTGATTGTCAGTGATAAGTTCAGggagttgaagagtttgcCCTCGAGACACAGGTACGTTTACAAGGTACTCGAAGAGGAAATGGTTAATAGGGGTGTTCATGCAATCCAAATGAAAACCAAGACGGTTGAGGAATTTACGGATTAG
- a CDS encoding uncharacterized protein (EggNog:ENOG41) has product MTSTSTSIRFLEKRFHEVTGDDSSFWSVFVEPLSAGWILRTREKDTISLPIKTQFWVKRVKCHGDERAREMVGEAINVVFGQLNVEHADTIIELDLDQDQKKVVETWLLFKRTMYNGIVTWVNDKKIQPTEEILKAKLILENLEKDKLCFGIYTALRDSVVKEFLRDYQTTKQECEITKIPFSMKASKKKTGSKLLILNSMWNQCNGFFDTVLNPTKLSPSQSLPKVFPGNTFLICKSSKYYLQIPAFGQKQSLKLHAKENSYVVLNPGKDNFSTCIGSDCYITIFGGEGFTPDPSESMYNKVARYLCEHYDHIFVPMEEYQQQFLNILRDKAGQFKQLTTVTMVERCQLPFTCSSCGNIGKAIEEGQIFACHRCRLQCSSEENEAKNSLLRQINPYVSQVVKEVLDEYGN; this is encoded by the coding sequence ATGACTTCAACTTCTACTTCTATCCGATTTCTAGAGAAACGGTTTCATGAGGTCACCGGGGACGACTCGAGCTTCTGGTCGGTTTTCGTAGAGCCTCTTTCTGCAGGATGGATACTTCGTACAAGAGAGAAAGATACGATCAGTTTACCAATTAAGACTCAGTTTTGGGTTAAGCGAGTCAAATGCCATGGTGATGAACGTGCACGTGAAATGGTTGGAGAGGCCATCAATGTTGTTTTTGGACAACTTAATGTCGAGCATGCTGACACGATCATTGAGCTTGACTTAGATCAAGaccaaaaaaaagttgTAGAAACTTGGCTTTTGTTTAAAAGAACGATGTATAACGGAATAGTGACATGGGTtaatgataagaagattcaaCCTACCGAAGAGATTTTGAAGGCCAAGTTAATTCTGGAAAACTTGGAGAAAGACAAGCTTTGTTTTGGAATCTACACGGCACTTAGAGACTCGGTTGTCAAGGAATTTCTTAGAGATTACCAGACCACTAAACAGGAGTGTGAAATAACCAAAATACCATTTTCTATGAaagcttcaaaaaaaaagacagGATCTAAATTGCTGATTTTGAACTCGATGTGGAATCAGTGTAACGGATTTTTTGATACTGTTTTAAATCCAACCAAATTATCACCCAGCCAATCATTACCAAAAGTATTTCCTGGCAACACCTTTTTAATATGcaaatcatccaaataCTATTTACAAATTCCAGCATTTGGACAAAAACAGAGTTTGAAATTACACGCTAAAGAGAATAGCTACGTTGTTCTGAATCCTGGGAAAGACAATTTTTCCACATGTATTGGATCTGACTGCTACATAACAATCTTTGGAGGTGAAGGATTTACTCCTGATCCAAGTGAGTCAATGTACAACAAGGTGGCACGATACCTATGCGAGCACTACGACCATATTTTTGTGCCAATGGAAGAATATCAGCAGCAATTTTTAAACATTCTCCGAGACAAGGCTGGCCAATTTAAACAGTTGACTACAGTGACAATGGTGGAGAGATGCCAGCTCCCATTTACATGTAGCAGCTGCGGTAATATAGGTAAAGCCATTGAAGAGGGCCAAATTTTCGCATGCCACCGATGTAGATTGCAGTGTAGCAGCGAAGAAAACGAGGCAAAGAATTCATTGCTCAGGCAAATAAACCCGTACGTCAGTCAAGTGGTGAAAGAGGTTTTGGACGAATACGGAAACTAA
- a CDS encoding uncharacterized protein (EggNog:ENOG41) translates to MAKVEILTFKDYKKAARTLLKAFDDDNVDRYLTRHLEDQPELKEKCDLLLYEAYVYSHMLKGMVVGVKGDDSENKDSFETVSIWVTPDTRDIDDYITMLRSGYAKLAWLTGAEGRRRVFHDMFRTLAENLDDIMAVDPDRDNMWTLVYLGSTPKARGHGNVRAIMDYMFKNYIDPKDSITYLESSALRNVPIYERFGFRCVADEWLGDKNATIDKARMDVMIRGPKGKKWKFLEETRKRRGYVIPDESGEEVGKQEVTK, encoded by the coding sequence ATGGCTAAAGTTGAAATATTGACGTTCAAAGATTACAAAAAGGCTGCCCGGACGCTTCTCAAGGCGTTCGACGACGATAACGTCGACAGATACCTTACACGGCATTTGGAGGATCAACCAGAACTCAAGGAGAAATGCgaccttcttctctatgaAGCATACGTGTATTCACATATGTTGAAAGGAATGGTAGTTGGAGTGAAAGGAGATGACAGTGAAAACAAAGACTCGTTTGAAACGGTCTCAATTTGGGTCACCCCGGATACACGTGATATAGATGATTATATCACGATGCTCCGAAGTGGATATGCTAAATTGGCATGGCTGACAGGGGCCGAGGGCCGGAGAAGAGTTTTTCACGACATGTTTAGGACACTTGCGGAGAATTTAGATGATATTATGGCCGTGGATCCGGACAGAGATAACATGTGGACGCTGGTTTATCTTGGTTCTACACCCAAAGCAAGGGGCCACGGCAATGTTCGAGCCATTATGGATTATATGTTTAAGAATTACATTGATCCAAAAGATTCCATAACGTATTTGGAGAGTTCTGCATTAAGAAATGTTCCTATCTATGAACGATTCGGATTCAGATGCGTGGCTGATGAATGGTTGGGAGATAAAAACGCTACTATTGATAAGGCTCGAATGGATGTGATGATCCGTGGACCTAAGggaaagaagtggaagtTTTTGGAGGAGACtcgaaagagaagaggatatGTGATTCCTGATGAATCTGGAGAGGAGGTAGGTAAGCAAGAAGTAACTAAGTAA
- the RCD1 gene encoding Cell differentiation protein rcd1 (BUSCO:EOG093435L1) → MKSQLQPQLQSQLQSQLQSQLQSQPQSQPQSQPPQQPNNLLLSQQIQAAAAVAAAVNQQQGHTKMSPMATFSTPGAGGVPVPTGPAPLMTQNGSSNRTSSTNTPVAAPVITAKQSPSPVKALNDEKVYSWIMELAYGPNKEQALLELGKKREYYDDLALVLWNSFGVMTALLEEIVAVYPYLSPPNLTTPASNRVCNALALLQCVASHPDTRTAFLNAQIPLFLYPFLNTNSKQRPFEYLRLTSLGVIGALVKNDTPEVIQFLLTTEIIPLCLKIMESSSELSKTVAIFIVQKILMDNSGLAYVCQTYDRFEAVSNVLKLMMDQLVANPTARLLRHVIRCYLRLADNPDARVALKERLPNSLRDDTFETVLADDTASKNNLSQLVYAIMQ, encoded by the exons ATGAAG TCACAGCTGCAGCCTCAGTTGCAGTCTCAGCTTCAATCTCAGCTACAATCTCAGCTACAATCTCAGCCACAATCTCAGCCACAATCTCAACCTCCTCAACAGCCTaacaatcttcttctttcacaGCAAATCcaggctgctgctgctgttgcagCTGCTGTTAATCAGCAGCAAGGCCATACAAAGATGTCTCCTATGGCTACATTTTCTACACCGGGAGCCGGAGGAGTTCCTGTCCCCACTGGACCTGCCCCGTTGATGACCCAGAACGGCTCATCCAACAgaacatcatcaacaaataCCCCGGTGGCCGCTCCGGTCATTACTGCCAAACAAAGTCCTTCTCCTGTCAAGGCATTGAACGATGAAAAGGTGTATTCCTGGATCATGGAGTTGGCATACGGTCCAAACAAGGAACAGGCCCTTCTTGAACTCGGCAAAAAACGGGAGTACTATGACGATCTTGCGCTCGTGTTGTGGAACTCGTTTGGCGTAATGACTGCTCTTTTGGAGGAGATTGTTGCTGTTTATCCGtatctttctcctccaaatttGACCACTCCTGCGTCTAATCGTGTCTGTAATGCATTGGCTCTACTGCAGTGCGTTGCATCTCATCCAGATACAAGAACAGCGTTTTTAAATGCTCAGATCCCCTTGTTTTTGTACCCCTTCTTGAACACAAACTCTAAACAGAGACCTTTCGAGTATCTCAGACTCACCAGTTTGGGTGTTATCGGTGCTCTGGTTAAAAACGATACTCCTGAAGTTATTCAATTCTTACTCACCACGGAAATCATTCCTCTCTGTTTAAAAATCATGGAATCGTCGTCAGAATTGAGTAAAACTGTCGCAATCTTCATAGTTCAGAAGATTCTTATGGATAATTCAGGACTTGCCTACGTCTGTCAGACTTACGATAGATTCGAGGCTGTCTCTAATGTTCTTAAGCTTATGATGGATCAATTGGTGGCTAATCCAACTGCTAGATTACTTCGTCACGTGATTCGTTGCTACCTAAGACTTGCAGATAACCCAGACGCACGTGTTGCTTTGAAGGAGAGGCTTCCAAATTCCTTGAGAGATGATACTTTTGAGACCGTGTTGGCAGATGATACTGCATCCAAGAACAATTTATCACAGCTTGTATATGCAATTATGCAATAG
- a CDS encoding uncharacterized protein (BUSCO:EOG09340H16), whose translation MSTSTYKRFEDPESGSLPDKMTVYQECLQAFNASPIKAKKCRALLSRLLRLLYNGETFQKTEATNLFFSVSKLFHNADPSLRQLGYLAIKELCSISDDVLMITASIMKDIQGAEPVFKPDAIRTLSRVLDGSTIHAAERAMRNCIVDSNQAVCSAALVSTYHMLPVARDVVRRWANEAQEAISASKTLVRSPYTTHDNFGASARLPQSTYFHQYHALGLLYHLKKQDRMAMLKLIQQLTSRQSLQSSFAVLQLVRYVASMLQEDTSGQLAQQFWPLFNSWLNNKSEMVELDAAKVVLAPSSRFNQEQQLKAITTLQELLSVPRTVTRFSAVRLLSRVALADPEMVRACNSDLESLVNDPCRSISTYAITTLLKTGNAQSVDRLVKTIAGFMGDISDEFKVVVVEAVRTLTLKFPEKHSSLLVFLGDALRDEGGYNFKNSVIEAIFDIVKFVPDAREAALELFCEFIEDCEYTELAVRVLHLLGEYGPKAKKPSLYVRHIYNRVVLENSIVRSSAVIALSKFALVGDKQLTASIRILLQRCLQDVDDEVRDRTALSLRLVEGAELKSSTRARALLQPETRFSLAALEQQLCRYVRSKDKTSFSQAFDIKVVPRHTEEEILATEYKAKIAVEDDMASMSTQAKMETITSKNEAHILSTEGGRSSSKPVAASDLAARSNLLQQQYSQELSGIDEFQDYGLLLHSSGVVELTERETEFIVTAVKHVFKEHIVIQYNVENTLKDIQVEDVTVMTQLDTDDYKEETAVPAAMLKPDSSVCVYVSFSRPADHRMVLATMTNSLAYVSKDVDESTGEPASDDEGFPDEYQIEDLAITPGDFVTPCFTGSFTSSFDGLNNEEVAVYNLGRSEENPLAKVVKRLSQSMSMTPLEGSDMVDSSASHTLKLFGKSINGDKVAALVKLVSSSKGVMMKTQVRSSDSELAQMLANQWE comes from the coding sequence ATGTCCACTTCGACGTATAAGCGGTTCGAGGATCCAGAATCAGGATCCCTTCCTGATAAGATGACCGTTTATCAGGAATGTCTTCAGGCTTTCAATGCTAGTCCAATTAAAGCTAAGAAGTGTAgagctcttctttccagattACTTCGTCTACTGTATAATGGCGAAACCTTCCAGAAGACAGAAGCAACCaatctgttcttctctgtttCCAAATTGTTTCATAACGCTGATCCATCGTTGAGACAATTGGGATATTTGGCTATTAAGGAACTTTGCTCGATTTCAGATGATGTTTTAATGATCACTGCATCCATCATGAAGGATATTCAAGGTGCAGAGCCTGTTTTTAAACCTGATGCAATCAGAACTTTGTCACGTGTTCTTGATGGATCTACAATTCATGCTGCCGAAAGAGCTATGAGGAACTGTATTGTTGACTCCAATCAGGCCGTCTGCTCTGCTGCCCTAGTTTCAACCTATCATATGTTGCCAGTGGCTCGTGACGTTGTTAGAAGATGGGCCAATGAGGCTCAAGAAGCCATCAGTGCATCCAAAACACTTGTCAGATCTCCTTATACGACCCATGACAACTTTGGAGCCTCCGCAAGACTTCCCCAGAGCACCTATTTCCATCAGTACCATGCTCTCGGTTTGCTCTATCACTTGAAGAAACAGGATCGTATGGCTATGCTGAAGTTGATCCAGCAACTCACATCGCGTCAGTCGTTGCAGAGCTCTTTTGCCGTTTTGCAACTAGTTAGATACGTTGCTTCAatgcttcaagaagacaCTTCTGGTCAATTGGCACAACAGTTCTGGCCCTTATTCAATTCTTGGCTCAATAACAAGTCTGAAATGGTCGAATTGGATGCTGCAAAGGTCGTTCTAGCACCTTCGTCTCGTTTCAATCAGGAACAACAACTGAAAGCCATAACTACACTTCAAGAATTGCTTAGTGTTCCACGTACAGTGACCAGATTCTCTGCTGTCAGATTACTAAGTCGTGTGGCTTTAGCTGATCCTGAAATGGTTCGTGCTTGTAACTCAGACCTCGAAAGTCTTGTCAACGATCCTTGTAGGTCCATTTCTACCTATGCAATCACCACTCTTTTGAAGACAGGTAATGCTCAAAGCGTCGACCGTCTTGTCAAGACAATTGCAGGCTTTATGGGCGATATCTCTGACGAATTTAAAGtagttgttgttgaagcagttAGAACCTTGACTCTTAAATTCCCCGAGAAGCACTCCTCTTTACTTGTCTTCCTTGGTGATGCATTACGGGATGAAGGTGGTTACAATTTCAAGAATTCCGTCATTGAGGCAATCTTCGATATTGTTAAGTTTGTCCCGGATGCTCGAGAAGCAGCATTAGAGCTCTTCTGTGAGTTCATCGAAGACTGTGAATACACAGAATTAGCTGTTCGTGTTCTTCATTTACTCGGTGAATATGGTCCTAAGGCCAAGAAACCTTCTCTTTATGTTAGACATATATACAATCGTGTTGTATTGGAGAACTCGATTGTGAGATCTTCCGCGGTTATTGCGCTCTCGAAGTTTGCTCTTGTTGGTGATAAGCAGCTTACTGCCAGTATTCGGATTCTTTTACAGAGATGTTTGCaggatgttgatgatgaggtgAGAGATCGAACTGCATTATCATTGCGACTCGTTGAAGGAGCCGAGCTTAAGTCTTCGACCAGAGCAAGAGCTTTACTTCAACCCGAAACACGTTTTTCCCTTGCTGCATTAGAACAGCAGTTGTGTAGGTATGTTCGTTCCAAGGATAAGACATCGTTTAGCCAAGCCTTTGATATTAAGGTAGTTCCAAGACATACGGAAGAGGAGATTTTGGCTACTGAATACAAGGCAAAAATTGCggttgaagatgatatgGCATCAATGAGTACACAGGCAAAGATGGAGACAATTACATCGAAGAACGAAGCCCATATCTTGTCCacagaaggaggaagatcGTCATCTAAGCCAGTTGCGGCATCAGATCTTGCAGCCAGATCGAATTTACTTCAACAGCAGTATTCTCAGGAACTTTCTGGTATAGACGAGTTCCAAGATTACGGTTTATTACTTCACTCATCTGGAGTAGTTGAGCttacagaaagagagaCAGAATTCATTGTAACAGCTGTAAAGCACGTTTTCAAGGAGCATATTGTTATTCAATATAACGTAGAAAACACGTTGAAGGATATTCAAGTTGAGGACGTGACTGTGATGACACAGCTTGATACGGACGAttacaaagaagaaactgcaGTTCCAGCAGCAATGTTGAAACCGGACAGTAGTGTTTGTGTCTATGTATCGTTTAGTAGACCAGCAGATCATCGTATGGTATTGGCTACCATGACAAATTCACTCGCTTATGTCAGTAAGGATGTTGATGAGAGTACAGGGGAACCTGcttcagatgatgaaggatTCCCAGACGAgtatcaaattgaagacttgGCTATTACGCCCGGAGATTTCGTGACCCCGTGCTTCACAGGCTCATTCACGAGTTCTTTCGACGGACTGAACAACGAGGAAGTAGCAGTTTATAACTTAGGAAGATCGGAAGAGAACCCTCTTGCAAAGGTGGTGAAGAGACTTTCCCAGTCCATGAGTATGACGCCATTAGAAGGTAGTGATATGGTAGATAGTTCGGCCAGTCATACGTTGAAGCTCTTTGGTAAGAGTATAAACGGCGACAAAGTAGCAGCATTGGTGAAGCTAGTTTCGAGCTCGAAAGGTGTTATGATGAAGACTCAAGTGAGATCGTCAGACAGCGAGTTGGCACAGATGTTAGCTAACCAATGGGAGTGA
- a CDS encoding uncharacterized protein (EggNog:ENOG41), which produces MSILGGHNGGYSDRASTSAYYLKKPPELYDNPCDYYFLNILFDTTIGIPILWGLLYVIYRLAQKSGIEGIGSGEYGSPAKIGNYFKQLGLYFVGLLSMKLIIYITLILCPFLVHFAVWILSWSDSIPNIQVIFVMMIFPLIMNSFQYYVIDNIIQSPQYYKTNRKVMEEGLEGNEFDGIQSDHNDNTK; this is translated from the exons ATGAGTATTTTAGGTGGTCATAATGGTGGTTATAGTGATAGAGCCTCGACATCGGCTTACTACCTCAAGAAGCCGCCTGAACTGTATGATAATCCATGTGATTATTATTTCCTCAATATTCTATTCGACACCACTATCGGAATTCCCATTCTATGGGGGTTACTCTATGTGATTTATAGATTGGCCCAGAAATCGGGTATAGAAGGAATCGGTAGTGGAGAGTATGGATCTCCTGCCAAAATAGGAAACTATTTCAAACAGTTAGGACTCTACTTCGTTGGACTTCTTTCTATGAAGCttattatatatataacCCTCATCTTATGTCCTTTCTTGGTTCATTTTGCTGTCTGGATACTCAGTTGGTCGGATTCTATTCCAAATATACAGGTTATTTTCGTCATGATGATTTTTCCATTGATTATGAATTCCTTCCAGTATTATGTTATAGATAACATCATCCAGAGTCCGCAGTATTACAAGACCAATAGGAAGGTTATGGAAGAGGGTCTAGAAGGTAATGAAT TTGACGGAATACAGTCTGATCACAACGATAATActaaataa
- a CDS encoding uncharacterized protein (EggNog:ENOG41) encodes MGNEGGTIPSRSEILNFNEQKLEGAEKARNVSDKQLQLYELIGSYGYCRLSHKRLCKPIVSDYRGQLFNKEAILEFLIGSKANDDQFGYIKSSKDIVELNIDYDEDKGEIRCPISGEIYDLSDENDVLSRLRLCYIVPCGCTMNRVILDQLVDVEYDKQGIKKQTNGPIIQFECPVCMISARSRDIVDINSSDRAVRKQLERRMKLLEQEGLTHSLKRRRTRLKGKVAKKRKHTSSRSAHDRNTRDRNTRDVKSPHICFSSTEPQYNN; translated from the exons ATGGGC AATGAAGGAGGAACTATTCCAAGTCGATCAGAGATCTTAAACTTTAATGAGCAGAAATTAGAGGGTGCAGAAAAAGCCCGAAACGTCTCTGACAAGCAGCTTCAGTTGTATGAACTAATTGGTTCGTACGGATACTGTCGATTGAGTCATAAGAGACTCTGTAAGCCTATAGTATCTGATTATAGAGGACAACTATTCAATAAGGAAGCAATCTTAGAGTTTTTAATAGGCAGCAAAGCTAATGACGACCAATTTGGTTACAtaaaatcttcaaaagatatTGTGGAGTTGAATATCgattatgatgaagacAAGGGGGAAATACGATGTCCCATCAGTGGAGAAATCTACGATTTGAGTGATGAAAACGATGTTCTCAGCAGGCTACGGCTCTGTTATATAGTGCCCTGTGGTTGTACAATGAACCGAGTGATTCTAGATCAATTGGTGGATGTTGAATACGATAAACAGGGTATAAAAAAACAGACTAATGGACCTATTATTCAGTTCGAGTGCCCAGTCTGTATGATTTCAGCTCGGTCACGTGATATCGTCGATATCAACAGCTCTGACAGAGCAGTTAGGAAGCAGTTGGAAAGGAGaatgaagttgttggaaCAGGAAGGACTTACTCattcattgaagaggagaagaactAGACTGAAGGGGAAGGTGGCAAAGAAGCGCAAGCACACAAGCAGCCGAAGTGCACATGATCGAAATACACGTGACCGTAATACACGTGACGTAAAATCACCCCATATTTGTTTTTCGTCTACTGAACCCCAGTATAACAATTAg